In Phaseolus vulgaris cultivar G19833 chromosome 7, P. vulgaris v2.0, whole genome shotgun sequence, the genomic stretch taaagaaaagtgttttaATCAACAAAAGTGCAAACCCTCACCCATATAAGAACTTTCAATAGCCAAAAATAGCACTCGTAATTTCAACATAAAATTCACCAAACAATTACCCCActtgttatttttaaatatttgacgttttataatatttttttttaatttctttcacTTGCTATTTAGtatatataagatttttttatcagaatttattttaataaatagaaGTAGCATTTTAGATAtcttccaacccttatacaaaattcagatttttttttacaatttctcACTATGCTATATgccaatataaataaaataaataaaataaataaaataaataaaattcatattatGTTTATTACTTAGTGTTTATTAATTaggtaaaattattttatgaacaaataataaaattaataaaatgtagcATCTAGGGATACCCTATCTTTATACAAAACCACCATTTTCAAAACCTAAAACAACACCCTAGACAAAACAAACCAGTGAGTGGTTTTCAGAATTCCACATTGGTTTTGTCAATTCCACAGCAACACTGATAGGCTCAAGTTATGCACGGGTACATACTTtaagtaaataataatttattattaacaaaataacTGTACatacttttataaatatattttattttaataaaacgatgtaacattttataaaattacaattttctttatatttatctacatatataatatatatatatacagagGTATTTGGTCAATGTTAAGTGAAAAgataaatatgtatttaatgTATTAATCAAAAACATGAAttaaatattcaataattttttattaggaattaatgtaaaaaaatgttaagCGATTTATGAGCTGTTTTTCTGTGATACAATTAATAATCCAAACAAAAAATTTGACCAGTAATAAGAAAGAAGATGAGTTATTTGTTCATTTTGTTTGATATTAATCAACATTGAATAaaactaaactaaaaaaaaaaaaatagttgatgaAGATAGTATGTTGTTGTGACATTCTAGCAAAACCAGTATATATTGACACCTTTAATGGCAGttaaaaaacactttttataagatttatttAAACACAGTGTTGTTTTGGAAAACTAATAAATACAATAACTTTGTTATTCTAATAAAGCATATATTTATAAACTCCATTTAGTTACcagattttaaaaaaacagtGTTAATAAGAATCTTGTAAAAAAAGGCTCAGAAAGAActatcataaattttaaaaaacaacttattatttattaattcttccttgcatatataaataaaaaaaaccacgaaccaaaaaaaagaaaaaacattaattaCGTAACTGCACCACTCTGACACATTAGACCAGCTTATATATTTTATGCATTTTATATACGATGGtaattattattgaatattatataatattttacaaaGGAAACACAAAAACTTTATAATGACGAAAATATCCTTTCTTTGTATCGTAATGACGAAAATATCCTTTCTTTGTATCGTAAACTCTTCTATAAAAGGAGCAGTGGAAGTAGTGAAAACTCGCACACACAATAGCAAAAGTTCATTGCTTTCAAATTCTGTCTGAACCATAGCCATGGCTCTTAACTCTCCTCGCCTAGGTTCGAACCCAGCCCTGTGGAATGGCCAACTAGGGTTGAACCAGAGGGTGAATGAGCTAAGAAGAACACCGATGATGGGTTCGAGAGAAGGTTCAGGCTTGTGGGGTAATGCTTCTGCAGCAGCAGTACCACCACCACCGGTGGTCACCACCGTGAAAGCAAGTGATTTTCTGAAAGAGCAGCTGCGCCGTGTGCCGGCGTTAGCCTCTACGCACATGGCTACGAGCCCGGTGAGGGGGCCATCACCAGCATTGAGGTTTCATCGTTTTCTGGACGATTTTGGCCCTGAGAGGAGGTGCATGCAGAAGCCACGAGAAGCAGCAccggtggtggtgaggaagagGGTTCAGAAGAAGTATGATGGGAGAATCCATAGCTACCCGCACAAGAAGAACGGGCCGTACACGTGTCCCAAGTGTAAGGGCGTGTTTGCCACTTCTCAGATTTTTGCCTCTCATGTGAGTTCTATTCACTACAAGTTTGAGTCGAGAAGTGAGAAGAAAAAGAGGTTAATGGCGAGATACTACAAGAGAAATCCCACTGTGCAATGGGTAGATGGTAAACTTAGCATTCTGTGGGGTGTTAATAAGAAAAGTGGCAAtgctcctcctcctcctcctcctccacctCCTCCACCAGTTCCTCCTCAAGTTAGGGTTTTTGTAAAAAGTGAGTGTGTTGAAgagttttcttcttcttcttcttcttcttctcctcctcctccttTATTAGGGAAACCAATTGGTTCACCTAATATTGTATTTGGAAAGCAAATTCTTCCTTCTTTTGGATTTGGAATACCAATTTCAAGTCCTTCTCTTGTAGTTGGAAATCCAGtttctcctcctcctcctcttgtACTTGGAAAGCCATGTTCTCCATCTTCTCTTGTGTTTGGAAAGCCAATTTCTCCTGGTGTTGGATTTGGAAGGCAAGTTCCTCCTCCACCTGGATTTGGAAATCCAGTTTCTCCTCCTCTCGGATTTGGAAATCCAGTTTCTTCTCCTCCTGGATTCGGAAATCCAGTTTCTCCTCCTCCCGGATTTGGAAATCGATTTCCTTCTGATGAAAGTCTAGGAGGAGGAGAAGCTGGATTTTTAaatccacgaggaggaggattTGGTTTTCCGAATGCAAGAGGAAGAACTGGATTTATAAAACCAGATTCTCCTCCTAGTGGATTTTCAAGAGGAGGATCTGGTTTTTCGAATCCAGTTTCTCCTCCTCCAGGGTTTGAGAATATGTATTCTGTACCTGGGTGTTCAAATCCTTTTGGAGTTCAGAATGTAACTGTTGCAGCACCCAGAGGTGTTCAAATCAAATTGGAGATCCAGTAGATGAATAAGTCTAGGTAGGGTCTTCATCCATGGTCTAGTGTTGTTTGCAGTAGTGTTGTTTGCAGTGTTGTTTTTTCAGTTGTTTCTCAGTGTTGTTTAActgaaacaaataaaaataaagtaatacaATGAAGTATCAATGAGCAGGAGGGTCTTTTTATCCATGATCTAGTTGTTTTAGTGTTGTTCATCTGCAACAATTTAAAGTAAACTATATGaagtatttcttttaatttatttattataatgtttaaaaataaagttatgtCATAGTATCAATTGGTAGTTTTTCATTTACTTATAAACCTGTAAACTTGTACAAGAACTTTCAATTTAACTATTAGGTTAACTAATTTCATATTCTTTATATAAAGGTATTAACTGGTGAAAAGATGAGAAATTTAGCAATGTTATTAATTAGTAATATCATTcatataatgataataaatatctTCAGAGTGTTAAATAATTGCCTATAATATATTATTGCTCATTTATTGTAAAATTCATTTTGGTCccttttttaagaaaaacatttGTGCCATTTATGTTTGGAATACAG encodes the following:
- the LOC137828133 gene encoding uncharacterized protein; translated protein: MALNSPRLGSNPALWNGQLGLNQRVNELRRTPMMGSREGSGLWGNASAAAVPPPPVVTTVKASDFLKEQLRRVPALASTHMATSPVRGPSPALRFHRFLDDFGPERRCMQKPREAAPVVVRKRVQKKYDGRIHSYPHKKNGPYTCPKCKGVFATSQIFASHVSSIHYKFESRSEKKKRLMARYYKRNPTVQWVDGKLSILWGVNKKSGNAPPPPPPPPPPPVPPQVRVFVKSECVEEFSSSSSSSSPPPPLLGKPIGSPNIVFGKQILPSFGFGIPISSPSLVVGNPVSPPPPLVLGKPCSPSSLVFGKPISPGVGFGRQVPPPPGFGNPVSPPLGFGNPVSSPPGFGNPVSPPPGFGNRFPSDESLGGGEAGFLNPRGGGFGFPNARGRTGFIKPDSPPSGFSRGGSGFSNPVSPPPGFENMYSVPGCSNPFGVQNVTVAAPRGVQIKLEIQ